In Numenius arquata chromosome 17, bNumArq3.hap1.1, whole genome shotgun sequence, a genomic segment contains:
- the SOCS3 gene encoding suppressor of cytokine signaling 3, giving the protein MVTHSKFPAAGMSRPLDTSLRLKTFSSKSEYQLVVNTVRKLQESGFYWSTVTGGEANLLLSTEPAGTFLIRDSSDQRHFFTLSVKTESGTKNLRIQCEGGSFSLQSDPRSSQPVPRFDCVLKLVHHYMPPAPCAVPEQPGGALHPKRTYYIYSGGEKIPLVLSRPLSSSVSTLQHLCRKTVNGHLDSYEKMTQLPAPIKEFLDQYDAPL; this is encoded by the coding sequence ATGGTCACCCACAGCAAGTTCCCCGCCGCCGGGATGAGCCGCCCCCTCGACACCAGCCTGCGCCTCAAGACGTTCAGCTCCAAGAGCGAGTACCAGCTGGTGGTGAACACCGTGCGCAAGCTGCAGGAGAGCGGCTTCTACTGGAGCACGGTGACGGGCGGCGAGGCCAACCTGCTGCTGAGCACCGAGCCGGCCGGCACCTTCCTCATCAGGGACAGCTCGGACCAGCGACACTTCTTCACCCTCAGCGTCAAGACGGAGTCAGGCACCAAGAACCTGCGCATCCAGTGCGAGGGCGGCAGCTTCTCCCTGCAGAGCGACCCTCGCAGCAGCCAGCCCGTGCCCCGCTTCGACTGCGTGCTCAAGCTGGTACATCACTACATGCCGCCCGCCCCCTGCGCCGTCCCCGAGCAGCCGGGGGGGGCCCTGCATCCCAAGCGCACCTACTACATCTACTCGGGCGGTGAGAAGATCCCCCTGGTGCTGAGCCGCCCGCTCTCCTCCAGCGTCTCCACCCTGCAGCACCTTTGCCGCAAGACCGTCAATGGGCACCTGGACTCCTATGAGAAGATGACTCAGCTGCCGGCTCCCATTAAGGAGTTCCTGGACCAGTACGATGCCCCCCTCTAA
- the PGS1 gene encoding CDP-diacylglycerol--glycerol-3-phosphate 3-phosphatidyltransferase, mitochondrial: MAAGGSGRRAGLMAAAGGAELWRRLSAWLPRGRLGLAALLGRLSDRLSRGRDRRARRSSWLLLAPLLTPPVPVVTAPPCSLCPEGAHRFQWIRNLVPEFGISSSHVKVLSSPTEFYELLKVQIKTAKQRVVMASLYLGTGLLEQELVDCLEETLEKSLQAKGSSDLRVSILLDYTRGSRGRKNSRTMLIPLLQRFPEQVRVSLFHTPNLRGLLRLLIPERFNETIGLQHIKVYLFDDNVILSGANLSDLYFTNRQDRYVLLQDSPEIADFFTELVDAIGDVSLQLQRDDTVQMMEGMVHPYQGDKVAYCEIANRRVMEVINSARTRQELLHAKTFHSSQRGSALLSQEGAQASGGLKPEPDTWIYPLIQMKPFGIQIDEMVTETLLTEAERDARIYLTTGYFNLTQAYMDLILGTRAEYRILLASPEVNGFFGAKGVAGAIPAAYVYIEHQFYSEVCCLHQQERVRLQEYSRAGWTFHAKGLWLYLAGSDLPCLTLIGSPNFGYRSVHRDLEAQVAIVTENKALQKQLHQEQEQLYLCSGVVSSSTFEQPNRYVKLWVKLVTPLIKNFF; this comes from the exons ATGGCAGCGGGCGGAAGCGGAAGGCGCGCGGGGCtgatggcggcggcggggggcgcggaaCTGTGGCGGCGGTTGTCGGCTTGGTTACCGCGGGGTCGCCTGGGCCTGGCCGCCTTGCTCGGTCGCCTCTCTGACCGCCTCTCCCGTGGTCGCGATCGGCGCGCCCGGAG ATCATCATGGCTTCTTCTAGCCCCATTGCTCACCCCTCCTGTTCCTGTGGTCACAGCCCCGCCTTGTTCCCTTTGTCCCGAAGGAGCACACAGGTTCCAGTGGATCAGGAATCTAGTTCCAGAGTTTGGGATTTCCAGCTCTCATGTCAAGGTGCTTTCATCCCCAACGGAATTCTATGAACTCTTGAAG GTGCAGATAAAGACAGCGAAGCAGCGAGTGGTGATGGCTTCACTATACCTGGGGACGGGGCTCCTGGAACAGGAGCTG GTGGATTGCTTAGAAGAAACACTGGAGAAATCACTGCAAGCAAAAGGATCCTCTGACCTCAGAGTTTCCATTCTCCTTGACTACACCAGGGGATCTCGGG GCAGGAAGAATTCTCGAACGATGCTAATTCCATTGCTGCAGCGATTCCCCGAGCAAGTCCGTGTGTCCCTCTTCCACACCCCAAACCTGCGTGGGCTTCTCAGGCTCCTGATTCCAGAGCGTTTTAATGAGACCATTGGACTGCAGCACATCAAGGTCTATCTCTTTGATGATAACGTGATCCTGAGCGG cgCAAACCTGAGTGATTTGTACTTCACCAATCGTCAGGACCGCTATGTTCTCCTGCAGGACTCTCCTGAGATTGCAGACTTCTTCACGGAGCTGGTGGATGCGATCGGAGACGTGTCTCTGCAGTTACAGCGAGATGACACAGTGCAGATGATGGAGGGGATGGTGCATCCCTACCAAG GAGACAAGGTGGCTTACTGTGAGATAGCAAACCGAAGAGTCATGGAGGTGATCAACTCTGCCAGGACACGACAGGAACTCCTTCACGCAAAGACTTTTCACAGCAGCCAGCGTGGCAGCGCCTTGTTATCCCAGGAGGGTGCTCAGGCATCTGGGGGCCTGAAACCAGAACCCGACACCTGGATCTACCCCTTAATCCAAATGAAACCTTTTGGGATTCAAATTGATGAGATGGTGACAGAGACGCTGCTGACAGAGGCTGAGCGGGATGCCAGGATATACCTTACCACTGGCTACTTCAACCTGACGCAAGCATACATGGACCTCATCCTGGGCACCAGGGCCGAGTATCGCATCCTTCTGGCCTCACCAGAGGTGAATGGGTTTTTTGGTGCCAAAGGGGTGGCGGGTGCCATCCCTGCTGCCTACGTTTACATTGAACACCAGTTCTACAGTGAGGTCTGCTGTCTGCACCAGCAGGAGAGGGTCCGGCTGCAGGAGTACTCCAGGGCTGGCTGGACGTTCCACGCCAAAG GCCTCTGGCTGTACCTGGCAGGAAGCGATCTGCCCTGCCTCACTCTCATCGGCTCGCCTAATTTTGGCTACCGATCGGTTCATCGTGACTTGGAAGCTCAGGTTGCAATAGtgacagaaaataaagctttgcagAAGCAGCTCCATCAG GAGCAGGAGCAGCTTTACCTCTGCTCAGGTGTAGTCTCATCATCAACGTTTGAGCAGCCAAACCGTTACGTGAAGCTGTGGGTGAAGCTGGTAACGCCTCTGATCAAGAACTTCTTTTGA